Part of the Terriglobia bacterium genome is shown below.
AATTGATTTACCTCGCGTCCCAATCTCAGAAATGAGGTTTCGCGCGGTCCTCGAACGAACGACGTCGACTACCGAAGAAGCCGGAATCTGACTGAAGGGGGACGAAACCACAAGATGCACAAGAGGCACAAGGAGAACGGTGCTGTTCTTGTGCCTTTTGTGCTTCTCGTGGTTCCTTCTCTGCTGTGCCGGCGGCACGATTCGTAATAGAATCCCACGGTGTAAACCGCGCACACAAGGAGCACAGAGAACATGACTTTCCAGCGAGTGATGGTGATGGTTCTTGCCTGTCTGAGTTTGCCGCTTTCCGGCCTGGCTCAGGTTCGTATCGTCCAGACCAATTCCGGGGGCGACAACATTCACCTGATCGACCCGGCGACAAACAAGGTTGTCGGCGAAGTCAAAGGCGTCCCGGTCAATCACGGCGCCGCCGCGTCTCCGGACGGAAGAACCCTCTATTTCAGCAGCGAAGCCGAACGGACGCTGGACGTCGTGAACGGAAAGACCCTGACGATTACAAAGAAGATCGCACTGAGCGGCCGGCCGAACAACATCACGGCGAGCAAAGACGGAAAACGCGTGTACGTGGCGATCGTTTCCGAGCCCGGTGCGATCGATGTCATCGACGCGGCGAAACAGGAAAAGATCAAAACGATCCCGGCAATGGGCGGCGTCCACAACGTTTACCTGACGCCGGATGGGAAATACCTGGTCTCCGGATCGATCGCGAGCGGCATGATGTCGGTTTTCGATTCCAGAACAGACGAACTCGCCTGGACACTAAAAACGGAGGGCGTGCGGCCCATCGTATTCGAAACCGATTCCGACGGCTCCACGAAGCGCGCTTTCGTTCAGGTTTCCGGATTCCACGGTTTTGTCGCCGTCGACTTTGCCGGGCATAAAGAAATGGCCAGAATCAAGCTGCCCGACATCCCGGTCGAAGAACGCGCGAAAGGAACATTCCAGGGCGCGCCGTCGCACGGCATGGGCGTCACTCCGGACGGAAAGACGCTGTGGGTTACCAGCCGGATGAACCGGCGCGTCTACGCGTATTCGCTTCCCGATCTGAAGCTGCTCGCCGAAGTGCCGGTCGGCAACGATCCGGACTGGATCACCATGACACCGGACGGAAAGATGGTCTACGTGGCGAATGCCGAATCCAACTCGGTGTCGGCAATAGACACGGTCGCGAGGAAAGAAGTCGCGCGCATCCCGGTCGGCGAGAACCCCAAGCGGAATATAACGGTCGTCATGAAGTAAGGACTGTGAAGACTTATTGGAGGTTGCATCATTGGAGGTTTCTGCAGTTCTAAATTTGAAATGCAGAAACCTCCAATGATGCAACTTCCAATAAGCTTATTTCTTGCCGTAGGCCCTGTTCAGGTAGTCCACCAGGCTGGGAACCTGGGCCTCTTTCACATCTGCACCGTACTTCACCATCGTGGTGACGACGTCCTGCCAGTCTTCGCGCTTATAAAAGCCCTGAAACTTTTTCACTTCGTTTAATCCGTGGCAGGCCGTGCAGCTGGTGTCCAGAATCTTACGGCCTTCTCCGAAGTAGTCGGCAAGATATTGAACCAGGACCGGAGATTGTTCCGCGCTGAGCGCCGCGCCGTTCTGCATCATCCGGTCGATGACCATTTTCCAGCCGTCCTGACCGAGTCCCTCGTTCTTTGCGACCGCATCCAGCCCGTGACAGGACGTACACGCCATCTCGAAAATCGGCTTGCCGGGGCCCTCGGGCAGCTCGACCGTGGCCTGCCTCATCGCGCCGAAACCGGCCGAAGCGAGGAATAGCGTCCCCACTATGTAGATCGTCTTCTTCAAGCTAGTTTGCATCTGAAGAATCCGACGGCATGGGACTGCGGACAAGGCGGATATATTCCACGTCGGAGGTGACAATCAGACCGTCTTCGATCATCGATTCGATCGTAGGCATCGCCTGGTCGAGTTTCTCCGCCGATTCGATCACCGAAACCATCACGGGCAGGTCGTGCGACAGGTGAAACGCGCCTTGCTTATGCGTCTCGCCGGTCAGGCCGTAACTCATAATGCCCCGGTAAACCGTGGCGCCCGCGATGTCCATCATGCGGAGTTGCTTGACGATCGCGTCATACAAAGGTTCACCGTTCCACTTGTCGCCTTCGTTCATATAGATTTGCAGCAGTTTTCCCTTGCCCTGCTGTTTCTGGTGGGACCGCGTGGATTCCTCTGTTTTCCCCTGCATGGCGGACTTGACGATTATTGTGTCGTGAATTTCGACCAGGCCATCCGTCACCATGTCGTATATCGTCGGCAGCAAAGCGTTAACTTTATCTTCGCTCTCCACAAACTCGACACGAATCGGCAGGTGTTCCGTCAGCAGTTCCGTCCGTGTCGTGTGCATCACGTGGTGCGGGCCGAAGCCTGCCAGCGCCCGGCTCGCGGTGGCACCCGCAACCCCCTTGTGCATGAGATAGGTCAGAACCGCCTCATACAGGGGCTGCATGTGATACTGGGTGTCTTCGTTGACATAAATGGTGACTTTCTTTGCCGAGCCTTTCTGAAGCATGATCACTCCCGAGTCATTTGACGATCGCGGAACCGAGCCAAACCGCGAGATACCCGAGCGCGACGCTTCCGACCACGTTGATCAATCCCATCCACATCGCACCGGCTTGTACGGCCTGAAATGTCTCGTATTCGAAGCTGGAAAACGTCGTATACCCTCCGAGGAAACCTACCACCAGCAGAAGCCGCCAATTCGGATTTGCCAGCCGCTGGGTCAAGAGCGTCATCATCAGACCAATTAAAAACGAGCCTGTTATGTTGATGACCATCGTGCCCAGTGAAGGAAAACGACCACCGGCTTTCTCCGCAATCGCGGTGCCAATCACATAGCGCGCAAGAGCGCCACCGCCACCGCCGAACAGCACCATGAGATATCTATCCAATGCCAGGCGTCTCCAGGATTTTGACTTGAAACGGCTGTGATAACCGGAAGGGCTCCCACAGCACGAACTGTAGGAGTTATTGGCTGCGTGGGCAGCATTAAGCGAACTCCACCGCTGGCGGAAATATACGACATTGTCCGAGCTCACCGCAAATGGAGACCCTGAAGATGTCGCGATTTTTCCCAAAAGTGAGTATCGTACCTGCGGGAAAGGAGCAAGCTATGGAAGAAGAGAAAATCAAGATCCCCGCGGAGGCGGTGGAACTGTATTCACGTTACATTCACGGTGAAATCGATCGCCGCGAGTTCTTCAGTAAAGTCTCACGATTCGCGATCGCCGGCCTTTCAACAGCGGCAATTGTCGAAAGGTTGATGCCGAATTATGCGCTGGGGCAGCAGATTCGGAAGGATGACGAGCGCATCAAAGCAAGTTACGAAACCATTCCGTCGCCGAATGGCAACGGCTATATCCGGGGCTATTTCGTCCGGCCGTTCAGCCAGGATACGCGCGCCGCGGCGGCGACAAAACTGCCCGCCGTTCTTGTGATACACGAAAATCGAGGATTGAATCCGCACACCGAGGATGTTGCACGGCGGTTTGCGCTGGAGAATTTCATCGCCTTTGCTCCGGACGCGCTGACGACCGTTGGAGGTTATCCGAGCGACGACTACAAGGGCGGCCAGTTGTTTAACGGGATCAATAAACCCAAGCTGACCCAGGATTTTGCCGCCTGTGCGCAATGGTTGAAGTCTCATGCCCTCTCCAGCGGGAAAGTCTGCGTCACCGGTTTCTGTTTTGGCGGCGGCGCGTCGAATACGCTAGCGACGCTGCTGGGCCCGGACCTCGCGGCGGCTGCTCCGTTTTATGGCGCCGCGCCTGCAGCGGCGGAGGTGGCGAAAATCAAGGCGGCGATATTGGTGCACCACGGAGCGCTGGACACGCAGACGGCCGGCGCCTGGCCCGCGTTTGAAGCGGAACTGAAGAAAAACAACGTTCCGTGCGAAGGCCACATCTGGCCAAACTCAGTGCATGGTTTCTTCAATGACGCCACGCCCGAACGCTACAACAAAGTCACGGCTCCCCAGGCCTGGAGTCGAACCATCGAGTGGTTCAATCAGTACGCCCGCGCCGCATCTTAGAATTGAGGATTGGCCGGATTCGTCCGGCCAATCCTCAATTCCAACAGGTTTGGCTTGACCTTCCGCTTCATATAGACAATGATTCGCAACTATTTCACGCGATCCTTATGCAGGATTTTGTACTGGTTCTTGTTTGGTTGAAGGGGGATGAATGAAAAAATGTATTGGAGCAATCATACTGCTATGTCTTGTGGGTTTCTGCCTGAACGGTTTCGGCCAGTCGGCAAACTCCATTATTGGAGGAACGGTACAGGATGTTTCGGGGGCGCTGATTCCGGGAGTGACGGTCACGGCGACCAATACCGGCACGGGAGTCGTCAATACGGCGGTGTCGAACGAATCGGGAACGTATCAGTTTCCCAGTCTCCAGCCGGGAACTTATAAGCTGCAGGCTGAATTGCCCGGGTTCGCGATCTCGGTTGTGAACAATTACGCGCTCGGTGGATCGGCGCAGGCGACGGTCAACTTTTCGCTACAGGTCGGTGCGACCACTACGGTTGTGGACGTCACAACCACGGCCGATGCTGCTTTGACGACGGCATCCAATTCCATAGGAGCGGTCCTGCCCGAGTACAAAGTTCGCGATCTGCCGCTGGCGACGCGCGACGTCTTCGGCCTTGTTGCGACCACGGCTGGCGTGCAGTCGAGCGGCGGCTTCACCGGAAACTTTGCGGGAGGCCGCCTGAGTGCCGTCAATACGACCCGCGACGGCATCAGCGTGACTGAAGGACGGTTTGAGAACGGCGCCTTCTCCGGCACGTATACGAGTCCCGATCTGGTCGAAGAAGTGAAAGTCGTCGTGGCTCCGATAGACGCCGAAACCTCCCGTGGTTCCGGCCAGGTCGCCATGGTAACGCGTTCGGGAACCAACCAGTACCGCGGCAGTCTGTTCTGGGTCAACCATAACTCCCTCATGGACTCCAGCAGCTGGTTCAACAATTTTGCCGGCGCCTCGAAGGATTACGATAACCGCAATCAGTTCGGCGGCCGCCTCGGCGGTCCGATACAAAAGAACAAGGCATTCTTTTTCTTCCTTTACGAAGGACAGCGCGATCTGAAAAGGCAGCAGGCTGCGGGCAATACGCTCACGGATATGGCCAGAAGCGGCATTTACAGGTATTGGCCGGGAGTCGACAATGCCAATGCCGCGGCCCTCAATCCCTCGGTCAACCGCAGCGGAGTACCTGTAATGCCGACCGGCGCTACCGGTCCCTTAGCCGCGGTTGATGTTTTCGGTAACTGTACGTTCCAGGGAGCTCCGGTTGCAAATTGCCGCTCCGTGCATGATCCGCTTCGTCCCGCAATCGACAACAGTGCATATATGCAGGAAACCCTCCGCCGCATGCCGTCTCCCAACGATTTCGTGACAGGGGGTGACGGTTTGAACACGGCAAGCATTCGCTTCACCCGCCGTGTCGAAGGCCTGGACCTGGCAAATGGAAACGGAACCGACGTCAATCGCGATCAGTTCAATACACGGCTGGATTACAACTTCAATTCGAGAAACAAGCTCAGCCTGATTGCAACCAAAGAACATACCTGGGGCGGCGCCGCCCAGGCCGGCCAGCGCGCCTGGCCGAACGGTTTTGACGGAATTGCAAAGAAGCATCCCGATCTGTATGCGTTCACCTTTACTTCGACGCTATCCAGCAATTTGCTGAACGAGTTTCGTATCGGCCGCAAACGGACAATCAATAGTCAGGATGCACCGGCCAATCGATCCGATGCGATCGGTAAGCAAGCTCTCCAATTCGAACCGGTCACGAACGGTATCATCTATTCGATAACTCCAACGGAATGGACGTCGTTCGATAAATACGGCGGCTTCGGCGTCTGGCGTTTCCAGGCCAGTCCGACATACACCATTGGCGATGACCTGAGCTGGACTCACGGCAAACATGCTTTCAAAGGCGGTGTCGAATGGCGTCGCGTCAGTTCCTACGGACATGGCGATTCCAATAACACGCCGCTCGTCTCCCTGGGCGCCGGGAGCTCTCCGGTATCCGTCATCGATGCGACGAATGGCATGAGCGCGAATAACCAGGCGGCTGCACGCAACCTGCTGACCGATCTTTCCGGATCGGTCGCCTCGATCAACGAAGCCTTCGGTATCTTGAGCCCGGCCAATACGTTGTTGCAGGGGCCGCCGGCGGTGCCTTTCAAATTATTCGGACAAATCCAGAGCGAGATGAGCGTCTACATGAAGGACGATTGGAAGTTCCGTCCGGATTTGACACTCAACCTCGGAATGCACTGGGAATATTTTGGCCAGCCATACGAACAGCACGGTCTCGACGCAAGAGTG
Proteins encoded:
- a CDS encoding beta-propeller fold lactonase family protein, whose translation is MTFQRVMVMVLACLSLPLSGLAQVRIVQTNSGGDNIHLIDPATNKVVGEVKGVPVNHGAAASPDGRTLYFSSEAERTLDVVNGKTLTITKKIALSGRPNNITASKDGKRVYVAIVSEPGAIDVIDAAKQEKIKTIPAMGGVHNVYLTPDGKYLVSGSIASGMMSVFDSRTDELAWTLKTEGVRPIVFETDSDGSTKRAFVQVSGFHGFVAVDFAGHKEMARIKLPDIPVEERAKGTFQGAPSHGMGVTPDGKTLWVTSRMNRRVYAYSLPDLKLLAEVPVGNDPDWITMTPDGKMVYVANAESNSVSAIDTVARKEVARIPVGENPKRNITVVMK
- a CDS encoding DUF190 domain-containing protein produces the protein MLQKGSAKKVTIYVNEDTQYHMQPLYEAVLTYLMHKGVAGATASRALAGFGPHHVMHTTRTELLTEHLPIRVEFVESEDKVNALLPTIYDMVTDGLVEIHDTIIVKSAMQGKTEESTRSHQKQQGKGKLLQIYMNEGDKWNGEPLYDAIVKQLRMMDIAGATVYRGIMSYGLTGETHKQGAFHLSHDLPVMVSVIESAEKLDQAMPTIESMIEDGLIVTSDVEYIRLVRSPMPSDSSDAN
- the crcB gene encoding fluoride efflux transporter CrcB yields the protein MDRYLMVLFGGGGGALARYVIGTAIAEKAGGRFPSLGTMVINITGSFLIGLMMTLLTQRLANPNWRLLLVVGFLGGYTTFSSFEYETFQAVQAGAMWMGLINVVGSVALGYLAVWLGSAIVK
- a CDS encoding dienelactone hydrolase family protein, with the translated sequence MEEEKIKIPAEAVELYSRYIHGEIDRREFFSKVSRFAIAGLSTAAIVERLMPNYALGQQIRKDDERIKASYETIPSPNGNGYIRGYFVRPFSQDTRAAAATKLPAVLVIHENRGLNPHTEDVARRFALENFIAFAPDALTTVGGYPSDDYKGGQLFNGINKPKLTQDFAACAQWLKSHALSSGKVCVTGFCFGGGASNTLATLLGPDLAAAAPFYGAAPAAAEVAKIKAAILVHHGALDTQTAGAWPAFEAELKKNNVPCEGHIWPNSVHGFFNDATPERYNKVTAPQAWSRTIEWFNQYARAAS
- a CDS encoding carboxypeptidase-like regulatory domain-containing protein — protein: MKKCIGAIILLCLVGFCLNGFGQSANSIIGGTVQDVSGALIPGVTVTATNTGTGVVNTAVSNESGTYQFPSLQPGTYKLQAELPGFAISVVNNYALGGSAQATVNFSLQVGATTTVVDVTTTADAALTTASNSIGAVLPEYKVRDLPLATRDVFGLVATTAGVQSSGGFTGNFAGGRLSAVNTTRDGISVTEGRFENGAFSGTYTSPDLVEEVKVVVAPIDAETSRGSGQVAMVTRSGTNQYRGSLFWVNHNSLMDSSSWFNNFAGASKDYDNRNQFGGRLGGPIQKNKAFFFFLYEGQRDLKRQQAAGNTLTDMARSGIYRYWPGVDNANAAALNPSVNRSGVPVMPTGATGPLAAVDVFGNCTFQGAPVANCRSVHDPLRPAIDNSAYMQETLRRMPSPNDFVTGGDGLNTASIRFTRRVEGLDLANGNGTDVNRDQFNTRLDYNFNSRNKLSLIATKEHTWGGAAQAGQRAWPNGFDGIAKKHPDLYAFTFTSTLSSNLLNEFRIGRKRTINSQDAPANRSDAIGKQALQFEPVTNGIIYSITPTEWTSFDKYGGFGVWRFQASPTYTIGDDLSWTHGKHAFKGGVEWRRVSSYGHGDSNNTPLVSLGAGSSPVSVIDATNGMSANNQAAARNLLTDLSGSVASINEAFGILSPANTLLQGPPAVPFKLFGQIQSEMSVYMKDDWKFRPDLTLNLGMHWEYFGQPYEQHGLDARVIGGESAFANVSCTSDIGNPNFVSTCSNLAQVQFVGKNSTNPNITTNLKGNDYNNYAPAAGFSWSLPWFGKGKTVLRSGFGISYEGSLRNFITVDSTVGTVPGMTLISSGGTGVTYTPNTFTSLSTVSLPIPFPVGTPASAPFTVPTTDRTLTIGTYDHVSPYTENWNLEIQREVARNTTIEVRYIGTKGTKLWGTVNMNQIDALHHNPDLFNAFNAVRAGGDSALLTQMMMGMNLGGTGSCTVNGTTCTGANAVRLNTTTRTQLANGSVGAFVSTLNTINTGSGSSSTGAVLRKNGFPENYIVPDPQYNGVSLLGNPGSSTYHSMQIQMTRRLAKGFTNTTTWTWSKALGEAETDSGTTYRDPTRRAIDKRLLSYDHAQQITSNGTYELPFGTNHFLLGSAPGWVQEIVGKWQMGGILNFNSGDPLTVTSSTQTISNVNDLPNILGAFPKSTGKVTKVVNGVVYLNGYSQITDPYLSQVTSVNTLNTAFSNKAITDPSGNVVLVNPQPGQVGSLGLTYLKGPSSIQLDMNMVKRFPIHETMNFEFRVDALNILNHPNFGDPNVNIDSTGASGFGRITSATGARTFVFNTRVNF